One genomic region from Rhodococcus sp. SBT000017 encodes:
- a CDS encoding tripartite tricarboxylate transporter permease produces MNAVVEGLGALLDPSIGLCLLVGVLLGTLVGAVPGITAAMAVALAAGFTLTLEPLQGLSVLLSIYVAAQFGDRVPAILINTPGTPASIATTFDGFPMAKQGRAGVALTSSALVSAVGSVVGICILVFAAQPIAGIALEFGPAEMFALVVFGMTMMIGVSGGRVVKGLFAGVLGLMFGAIGRDPITGDGRFTFGLNELSSGIPFIAAIVGLFGIAEVFNQMITRHPNMIPTPITQLGKWWPNKSERHELIKPALIGSGVGAVVGVVPAAGGDIAGIVSWDQARRASQTPEKFGKGSLEGLAAADTASTATMGGSVTTTLALGVPGDAVMAVMIGSMVIWGLQPGPALFVNSPDLVYSLAAIMLLATLAALALALVRMRGVIKLLDLPQQYLWAVIITFCMVGTYAVQNSAFDVGLMLVFGILGLVLRRNGFPAGPLVLGLILGPLAESNIRRAFLIDGAASIYTSAIAVGLLALSVLAVVGPHIRTAFTKGRRREAKEDIDA; encoded by the coding sequence GTGAACGCGGTCGTCGAAGGCCTCGGTGCATTGCTCGATCCAAGCATCGGGCTGTGCTTGCTGGTCGGTGTACTGCTCGGCACCCTCGTCGGTGCCGTTCCCGGCATCACCGCCGCAATGGCAGTCGCGCTCGCAGCCGGTTTCACCCTCACACTCGAGCCACTTCAGGGCCTCTCGGTTCTGCTGTCCATCTATGTCGCGGCACAGTTCGGCGATCGCGTCCCCGCAATTCTGATCAACACCCCCGGCACACCGGCCTCCATTGCCACGACATTCGACGGCTTTCCGATGGCCAAACAAGGTCGTGCCGGAGTTGCGTTGACCAGTTCGGCGTTGGTCTCTGCTGTCGGGTCGGTCGTCGGCATCTGCATCCTGGTCTTCGCCGCACAACCCATCGCCGGTATTGCGCTGGAGTTCGGCCCAGCCGAGATGTTCGCACTCGTCGTCTTCGGAATGACCATGATGATCGGCGTTTCCGGTGGACGCGTCGTAAAAGGACTGTTCGCGGGCGTACTCGGACTCATGTTCGGTGCCATCGGCCGTGACCCGATCACCGGCGACGGGAGATTCACATTCGGGCTGAACGAACTGAGCTCCGGCATCCCGTTCATCGCCGCCATTGTCGGACTGTTCGGCATCGCAGAAGTGTTCAACCAGATGATCACTCGCCACCCGAACATGATTCCGACACCGATTACCCAACTCGGCAAATGGTGGCCGAACAAGTCCGAACGGCACGAATTGATCAAACCGGCCTTGATCGGATCCGGCGTCGGAGCAGTAGTCGGCGTGGTCCCCGCGGCAGGCGGCGACATCGCAGGCATCGTCTCGTGGGACCAAGCGCGTCGTGCATCGCAGACACCGGAGAAGTTCGGCAAGGGCTCACTCGAGGGACTCGCCGCGGCGGATACCGCAAGTACCGCAACCATGGGCGGGTCGGTGACAACCACTCTGGCACTCGGTGTTCCGGGAGATGCGGTCATGGCCGTCATGATCGGATCGATGGTGATCTGGGGCCTCCAGCCCGGCCCGGCACTGTTCGTCAACTCACCCGATCTCGTCTACAGCCTCGCGGCGATCATGCTGCTCGCCACGCTCGCTGCACTGGCGCTGGCACTGGTACGTATGCGCGGTGTCATCAAGCTGCTGGATCTCCCGCAGCAGTACCTGTGGGCCGTCATCATCACGTTCTGCATGGTCGGCACCTACGCCGTGCAGAACAGTGCATTCGACGTCGGACTGATGCTCGTGTTCGGGATCCTTGGTCTGGTGTTGCGGCGCAATGGTTTTCCGGCAGGCCCGCTGGTACTCGGACTCATTCTCGGGCCTCTGGCCGAGAGCAACATTCGCCGCGCGTTCCTGATCGACGGTGCCGCCAGCATCTACACGAGCGCAATCGCCGTCGGTCTGCTCGCGCTCAGTGTGCTCGCCGTCGTCGGGCCCCATATTCGAACCGCCTTCACGAAGGGCCGCCGCCGCGAGGCCAAGGAGGATATCGATGCCTGA
- a CDS encoding sugar kinase translates to MPEVICIGETMTMVAPVDATPLVSADLFTLHMGGAESTVALYLAELGHDVAWASNVGKDPLGRRIVDDIASYGVDTSLVSFVEDAPTGVYFKDPKGAATTVHYYRRGSAASQMSPATLDGLPLREASLVHVSGINAGLSDSCLDMMRALFDLCVGSTTRISFDVNYRPGVWSTAEAGPVLLELVRRADVAFVGRDEAADLWGTTDANSIGSLIDAGPHRVDTLVVKDSDVGATEIASAGMTFVPAHRVDVVEVVGAGDAFAAGYLSGLLNGRNARERLSLGHDLAARALSSTNDYVPAITSVRAHG, encoded by the coding sequence ATGCCTGAGGTCATCTGCATCGGTGAGACCATGACCATGGTCGCACCCGTCGACGCCACACCTCTTGTGTCGGCTGACCTGTTCACCCTGCACATGGGCGGCGCGGAATCGACTGTCGCGCTGTACCTCGCCGAACTGGGGCACGACGTCGCGTGGGCCAGCAACGTCGGCAAGGACCCCCTCGGCCGCCGCATCGTCGATGATATTGCCTCCTACGGCGTCGATACCTCCCTCGTGAGCTTCGTCGAAGACGCTCCCACCGGGGTGTACTTCAAGGACCCCAAAGGTGCTGCGACAACTGTCCACTACTACCGGAGAGGTTCCGCGGCCTCCCAGATGTCTCCCGCAACCCTGGACGGACTGCCGCTACGAGAGGCATCTCTCGTGCACGTCTCCGGCATCAACGCCGGGCTGTCCGATTCATGTCTCGACATGATGCGAGCATTGTTCGACCTGTGTGTCGGCTCGACAACGCGCATCTCCTTCGACGTCAACTACCGGCCGGGAGTATGGAGCACGGCCGAGGCCGGTCCTGTTCTCCTCGAACTCGTTCGTCGCGCCGACGTCGCCTTCGTCGGCCGCGACGAGGCCGCCGACCTGTGGGGCACCACCGACGCGAACTCGATCGGCAGTCTGATCGATGCCGGACCCCACCGGGTGGACACACTCGTGGTCAAGGACAGCGACGTCGGTGCTACCGAGATTGCCTCGGCGGGTATGACATTCGTGCCGGCACATCGAGTCGATGTCGTCGAGGTCGTGGGAGCGGGCGATGCATTCGCGGCGGGATACCTGTCGGGGCTGCTGAACGGCAGGAATGCTCGCGAACGATTGTCTCTGGGACACGACCTCGCGGCCCGAGCGTTGTCGAGTACCAACGACTACGTTCCAGCTATCACCTCGGTCCGCGCACATGGGTGA
- a CDS encoding IclR family transcriptional regulator, with protein sequence MSQSVERAVEILEYVAVRPRTQSEVAAHLDVHRSTALRVLQTLTDYGLTRRREDGKYSVGYRLAGLANAAREQFDFANVARPYLVGLGEQCSHTIHLAALEANRIIYMDKIEQPGMIKLFSQIGASVCLHTAGVSKAILAFQDADTVDSVMAAADFEKHTSTTITSRAQFDDELALVAERGWSVDDAEYEDYVNCVAMPVRDAANRVVAAVSVTALKGRADLTALGLLLPDLKAVTDNISKELGWRPQNTE encoded by the coding sequence ATGTCGCAGAGCGTGGAACGCGCCGTCGAGATACTCGAGTACGTCGCCGTGCGTCCTCGCACGCAGAGCGAGGTCGCAGCTCACCTCGACGTACACCGCTCGACGGCGCTTCGAGTGCTGCAGACGCTCACCGACTACGGTCTCACCCGCAGACGCGAGGACGGTAAGTACAGCGTCGGATACCGGCTCGCCGGGCTGGCGAATGCCGCCCGAGAACAATTCGATTTCGCCAACGTGGCGCGCCCCTACCTCGTCGGTCTCGGCGAGCAATGCTCGCACACAATCCATCTCGCTGCGCTGGAAGCGAACAGGATTATCTACATGGACAAGATCGAGCAACCCGGCATGATCAAATTGTTCTCACAAATCGGGGCCTCGGTTTGTCTGCACACTGCAGGCGTCAGTAAGGCGATTCTGGCGTTCCAGGATGCCGATACAGTCGATTCAGTCATGGCTGCAGCCGATTTCGAGAAGCACACGTCGACCACGATCACCTCGCGTGCGCAATTCGACGACGAACTCGCGCTGGTCGCAGAGCGAGGCTGGTCCGTCGACGACGCCGAATACGAGGACTACGTCAACTGCGTCGCGATGCCGGTACGCGACGCCGCGAACCGTGTCGTCGCAGCAGTCTCGGTCACAGCCCTCAAGGGCCGTGCCGATCTCACCGCACTCGGTCTTCTACTGCCCGATCTGAAGGCAGTGACCGACAACATATCCAAGGAGCTCGGATGGAGACCACAGAATACGGAGTAG
- a CDS encoding bifunctional 4-hydroxy-2-oxoglutarate aldolase/2-dehydro-3-deoxy-phosphogluconate aldolase, translating into METTEYGVAQANSWFDGAFTATPVMAILRGFSPDRTVELARRGWDAGITCIEVPIQSAVALDALSAVADAARERGLVVGAGTVVSSEHVTRAHNCGASFTVAPGFDAAVAGASIAAGMPHLPGVATGTDVQHAAAFGLSWVKAFPASVLGPDWFTAMRGPFPQVKFVATGGMNARNAPAYLAAGASVIAVGSALEDEVQIDLLSNLLAVR; encoded by the coding sequence ATGGAGACCACAGAATACGGAGTAGCGCAGGCGAACTCCTGGTTCGACGGGGCGTTCACGGCCACGCCCGTCATGGCAATCCTGCGAGGGTTTTCACCCGATCGGACAGTCGAACTCGCTCGTCGCGGTTGGGATGCCGGAATCACGTGCATCGAAGTACCGATTCAATCTGCGGTGGCGCTCGACGCGCTCTCCGCAGTGGCGGACGCCGCGCGTGAACGTGGCCTCGTGGTCGGGGCAGGCACCGTCGTCAGCTCCGAGCATGTGACTCGCGCGCACAATTGCGGAGCATCGTTCACGGTGGCACCCGGATTCGATGCCGCGGTTGCCGGTGCCAGCATCGCCGCGGGGATGCCGCACCTGCCAGGTGTGGCAACCGGTACTGACGTACAGCACGCCGCTGCCTTCGGCCTGAGCTGGGTAAAGGCCTTTCCTGCTTCGGTACTCGGCCCGGATTGGTTCACGGCGATGCGAGGACCGTTTCCGCAGGTGAAGTTCGTGGCCACCGGAGGCATGAATGCACGGAACGCCCCTGCGTACCTCGCGGCCGGAGCCAGCGTGATCGCCGTTGGGTCCGCCCTCGAAGACGAGGTCCAAATCGACCTTCTCTCAAACCTTCTCGCAGTTCGATAG
- the mgrA gene encoding L-glyceraldehyde 3-phosphate reductase, whose translation MPSLLNDVYTPSPSRYESMEYRAVGRSGLVLPAVSLGMWHNFGDDTPLQRQREIIRAAFDLGITHFDLANGYGPPMGSSEKNVGRILHEDFANRRDEIVVSTKAGYDFFPGPYGRGGGAKYLLGSLDHSLRSLRLDYVDIFYSHRFDPNTPLEETARALDAAVRSGKARYVGISSYSAARTVEMAALLRDLGTPLAIHQPSYSLLNRWVEDGEPSLLEVLDAQGIGCIAFSALAQGLLTTKYLDGIPDGSRATQGKTMREGMLSQENLDNVAALNKIAERRDQKLAQMALAWVLRRSQISSVLVGASRPSQVADSVLALRSPEFTDSDLAEIDEYAVDGGLNIWLASSTA comes from the coding sequence ATGCCCTCGCTACTCAACGACGTCTACACCCCGTCGCCCTCTCGTTACGAATCCATGGAGTATCGCGCCGTAGGAAGATCCGGACTGGTGTTGCCTGCGGTCTCACTCGGTATGTGGCACAACTTCGGGGACGATACACCTTTGCAGCGTCAGCGTGAGATCATCAGAGCTGCTTTCGATCTCGGGATCACACACTTCGACCTCGCCAACGGTTACGGTCCGCCGATGGGGTCATCCGAAAAGAATGTCGGACGCATTCTGCATGAGGATTTCGCGAATCGCAGGGATGAGATCGTGGTGTCCACCAAGGCCGGCTACGACTTCTTTCCGGGGCCGTACGGCCGCGGCGGCGGAGCCAAGTATCTCCTCGGCAGCCTCGACCATTCGTTGCGCAGCCTCCGGCTCGACTACGTGGACATCTTCTACAGTCATCGTTTCGACCCGAATACTCCGCTGGAGGAAACAGCGCGCGCACTAGACGCCGCCGTGCGCTCGGGTAAGGCTCGCTACGTGGGCATTTCGTCGTATTCGGCAGCGCGAACCGTCGAGATGGCCGCGTTGTTGCGCGATCTCGGAACCCCACTGGCCATTCACCAACCGTCGTATTCGCTTCTCAACCGTTGGGTCGAGGACGGTGAGCCGTCGTTGCTCGAAGTACTCGACGCTCAGGGAATCGGCTGTATTGCCTTCTCCGCGTTGGCACAGGGTTTGCTGACAACCAAGTACCTCGACGGCATTCCCGACGGATCACGCGCTACGCAGGGCAAGACGATGCGCGAGGGAATGCTGTCGCAGGAAAACCTGGACAACGTGGCTGCTTTGAACAAGATCGCCGAGCGGCGCGATCAGAAGCTGGCGCAGATGGCACTTGCATGGGTACTTCGTCGCTCGCAGATCTCGTCGGTACTGGTCGGTGCGTCACGTCCGAGCCAAGTCGCCGACAGCGTTCTTGCGTTGCGGAGTCCAGAGTTCACAGACAGCGACCTCGCGGAGATCGACGAATATGCAGTCGACGGAGGCCTGAACATCTGGCTTGCATCGAGCACCGCGTGA
- a CDS encoding heme-degrading domain-containing protein, with translation MNAADSNVLDEQSMRFSCFDYDDAWDLGCQLRASAVKRRLPIVIGVVHGQQRAFHSALPGSYPENDHWLSRKIATAQRYGRSSLDVLEFFDSTGRDFDTDSRLPHDEFAAAGGVLPIVVERVGIVGFVGVSGLPHRDDHTFVVEQVQFFRRSQRVDPR, from the coding sequence GTGAACGCCGCCGACTCGAACGTGCTGGACGAGCAGTCGATGCGATTTTCCTGCTTCGACTACGACGATGCCTGGGACCTGGGCTGTCAGTTGCGGGCGTCCGCAGTGAAACGCCGACTGCCGATCGTCATCGGTGTGGTGCACGGCCAGCAGCGCGCATTTCATTCGGCACTCCCCGGGTCGTACCCGGAGAACGATCATTGGCTCAGCCGCAAGATTGCCACCGCGCAGCGTTATGGCCGCAGTTCGTTGGACGTGCTCGAATTCTTCGACTCGACCGGCCGCGATTTCGACACCGACTCACGACTCCCCCACGACGAATTCGCAGCTGCGGGCGGGGTTCTTCCCATCGTTGTCGAGAGAGTAGGCATCGTCGGGTTCGTCGGTGTGTCCGGCCTACCGCATCGTGACGATCACACGTTCGTCGTCGAACAAGTGCAGTTCTTCCGCCGGTCGCAGAGGGTCGATCCGAGGTAG
- a CDS encoding tellurium resistance protein: MAIDYTRKPSTGQNSAQQPGAPVSLSKVTLSKASPTISLTKSGEKQGSMRVNLNWSTGAPAAQPKKKGFLAKLAAASYGSGGVDLDLGCLYELRDGSKGVVQALGNSFGSLQDAPFIALDGDDRSGSVSGGENMHINLAHPEKFARILIFAMIYDGAPNWAAVDGVVTLYPTSGPQVEVRLDSAENSARICSIALLENTSAGITVTREVEYIQGSQADLDKKYGWGLRWAAGRK, encoded by the coding sequence ATGGCCATCGACTACACCCGCAAGCCCTCGACGGGGCAGAACTCAGCGCAGCAACCCGGAGCTCCCGTCAGTCTGAGCAAAGTCACGCTGTCCAAGGCGTCACCGACGATCAGCCTCACCAAGTCCGGCGAGAAGCAGGGTTCGATGCGGGTGAACCTCAACTGGTCGACCGGCGCACCCGCGGCGCAGCCGAAGAAGAAGGGCTTCCTGGCCAAGTTGGCTGCGGCGTCGTACGGCTCCGGCGGTGTAGATCTCGACCTCGGCTGCCTCTACGAACTGCGTGACGGTTCCAAGGGCGTCGTCCAGGCTCTCGGCAACAGCTTCGGCTCACTGCAGGATGCCCCGTTCATCGCGCTCGACGGCGACGACCGCTCCGGTTCGGTCAGTGGCGGCGAGAACATGCACATCAATCTCGCCCACCCCGAGAAGTTCGCTCGAATCCTGATCTTCGCGATGATCTACGACGGCGCACCGAACTGGGCCGCCGTGGACGGGGTGGTGACGCTGTACCCCACCAGCGGACCGCAGGTGGAGGTACGCCTCGACTCGGCCGAGAACTCCGCGCGAATCTGCTCGATCGCATTGTTGGAGAACACCTCTGCGGGGATCACCGTCACCCGCGAGGTCGAGTACATCCAGGGCAGCCAGGCCGACCTCGACAAGAAGTACGGTTGGGGACTGCGCTGGGCGGCGGGCCGCAAGTAG
- a CDS encoding DNA polymerase IV, with amino-acid sequence MTGSTPTDPARRRWVLHVDLDQFIAAVEVLRNPDLAGKAVVVGGRGDPTERGVVSTASYEARAKGVGSGMPLRVAAKKIPDAIFLPVDKPAYDEASVLVMDTLGTLGFVVEVIGWDEAFLGVETDDPEGVAKTVHDAVFDATGLHCSVGIGDNKLRAKIATDFDKPQGIYRLTQNNWFEVMGDRSTDALWGIGKKISKRLTALGISTVRELADADDADLAAAFGPKIGPWLGTKGRGVDLAPVTSEPWVARSHSREVTFQKNVADWAIIRDEVAALTSTVLADIEAENRPAVRAALKIRYAPFETHTVSAPIVGAPTFDPEILTSAAVALVDRLDHTREVRLIGVRLEMTPPQPL; translated from the coding sequence ATGACCGGGAGTACACCGACCGACCCAGCGCGGCGCCGATGGGTACTGCACGTCGACCTCGATCAATTCATCGCCGCCGTGGAAGTGCTCCGCAATCCGGATCTGGCGGGCAAAGCCGTCGTGGTCGGCGGCAGGGGAGACCCGACCGAGCGCGGGGTGGTGTCGACGGCCTCGTACGAGGCGCGTGCGAAGGGCGTCGGATCCGGAATGCCACTGCGCGTCGCCGCGAAGAAGATTCCCGACGCCATCTTCCTCCCCGTGGACAAGCCGGCGTACGACGAGGCGTCGGTGCTCGTGATGGACACTCTGGGGACGTTGGGATTCGTGGTCGAGGTGATCGGTTGGGACGAGGCATTTCTCGGTGTGGAGACCGATGACCCCGAGGGCGTGGCGAAGACCGTGCACGACGCGGTGTTCGACGCGACGGGGCTGCATTGCTCGGTCGGCATCGGGGACAACAAGTTACGAGCCAAGATCGCCACCGACTTCGACAAGCCGCAGGGTATCTACCGGCTGACGCAGAACAACTGGTTCGAGGTGATGGGCGATCGCAGTACCGACGCGCTGTGGGGGATCGGCAAGAAGATCTCGAAGAGGCTGACCGCCCTCGGCATCTCGACAGTCCGAGAACTGGCCGATGCCGATGACGCGGACCTCGCCGCCGCGTTCGGACCGAAGATCGGTCCGTGGCTCGGTACGAAAGGGCGAGGCGTCGACCTCGCACCGGTGACGTCCGAGCCGTGGGTCGCTCGGTCGCACAGCCGCGAGGTCACGTTCCAGAAGAACGTCGCCGATTGGGCGATCATCCGAGACGAGGTCGCCGCTTTGACGTCGACGGTGTTGGCCGACATCGAAGCCGAGAACCGACCCGCCGTTCGGGCTGCACTGAAGATCCGCTATGCACCGTTCGAGACGCATACCGTCAGCGCACCGATCGTCGGCGCGCCCACCTTCGATCCGGAGATCCTGACCTCGGCTGCCGTGGCTCTCGTCGATCGCCTCGACCACACGAGAGAGGTTCGACTGATCGGCGTCCGGCTGGAAATGACTCCGCCGCAACCTCTCTGA
- a CDS encoding isopenicillin N synthase family oxygenase produces MLPVLDLGLADHDPRAFQLSLREAAHRSGFFYLVGHGIEIERMHEVLRLAREFFAVPDHVKDEISQLKSPHFRGYSRVGGELTNGRVDWREQIDIGPERPAIDGAVGYWNLQGPNLWPSQPAGFRETFEQWERTVSGLGLRLLRHWAQSLGAPPDAFDGAFATTPATLMKVVRYPGTPDHSQGVGAHKDSGVLTLLLVEPDSTGLQVETTPDTWIDVPPLAGAFIVNIGELLEVATGGYLRATRHRVVAPGPDTDRISVPHFLSPALDAVVPVIELPAELARQSRGVENDPANPIYSTYGENAWKSRTRAHPDVAQLHHGIAAAGRQSVY; encoded by the coding sequence ATGCTTCCCGTTCTCGATCTCGGTCTGGCCGACCACGACCCCCGCGCGTTCCAGCTGTCCCTGCGCGAAGCAGCTCACCGGTCCGGCTTCTTCTATCTCGTCGGACACGGGATCGAGATCGAACGAATGCACGAGGTGTTGCGCCTCGCGCGTGAGTTCTTCGCCGTGCCGGATCACGTCAAGGACGAGATCAGTCAGCTGAAGAGCCCGCACTTCCGCGGCTACTCGCGGGTGGGCGGCGAGCTCACGAACGGTCGGGTGGATTGGCGGGAGCAGATCGACATCGGTCCCGAACGCCCGGCGATCGACGGAGCAGTGGGGTACTGGAACCTTCAGGGCCCCAATCTGTGGCCGTCGCAGCCCGCAGGATTCAGAGAGACGTTCGAGCAGTGGGAACGCACGGTGTCGGGTCTCGGGCTTCGCCTCCTGCGTCATTGGGCGCAATCCCTCGGAGCGCCCCCGGATGCGTTCGATGGTGCATTCGCTACCACGCCCGCGACGCTGATGAAGGTCGTGCGCTACCCGGGCACTCCCGATCATTCGCAGGGCGTCGGTGCGCACAAGGACTCCGGGGTGTTGACGCTGCTGCTCGTCGAGCCGGACTCGACCGGGCTGCAGGTGGAGACGACGCCGGATACCTGGATCGACGTTCCACCATTGGCCGGGGCGTTCATCGTCAACATCGGCGAGCTGTTGGAAGTTGCGACCGGCGGCTATCTACGGGCGACGCGGCATCGGGTGGTCGCGCCAGGGCCCGACACCGACCGGATATCGGTGCCACACTTTCTGAGTCCGGCCCTCGATGCCGTCGTCCCGGTGATCGAACTGCCGGCCGAGTTGGCCCGGCAGTCCCGGGGAGTCGAGAACGATCCCGCCAATCCCATCTACAGCACCTACGGCGAGAACGCGTGGAAGTCCCGAACGCGAGCACACCCCGACGTGGCGCAGTTGCACCACGGCATCGCTGCGGCCGGTCGGCAGTCTGTCTACTGA
- a CDS encoding SIMPL domain-containing protein yields MSPEALDITVVGHGAATYPPEQCTLALTVRTDGRTAESASEPAQQLVRELTRLVEPLYNSAGGPIDRWSVDQVRHSRQRPFNHDGEQLPYVYQAEASVEVQFSQLDLVDAFVYAASALEGVSIDNFHWDLTESSRIAHTLAVRELAVRDAVSKAEAYASSLGRSGVHAVAVADPGLLPGVAEHGGVESSARMFAAKSAPAGFALKPENITISASVHARFTAS; encoded by the coding sequence ATGAGCCCCGAAGCACTCGACATCACCGTCGTCGGTCACGGCGCAGCCACCTACCCGCCCGAACAGTGCACGCTCGCGCTGACTGTTCGCACCGACGGTCGCACTGCAGAGTCTGCATCCGAGCCGGCTCAGCAACTCGTCCGAGAGCTCACGAGACTGGTCGAGCCGCTCTACAACAGCGCTGGGGGACCCATCGATCGGTGGTCGGTGGACCAGGTGCGCCACTCGCGGCAACGCCCGTTCAATCACGACGGAGAACAACTGCCGTACGTCTATCAAGCCGAGGCGTCAGTGGAGGTGCAGTTCAGCCAACTCGATCTGGTGGATGCGTTCGTCTACGCAGCCTCCGCACTCGAGGGAGTGTCGATCGACAATTTCCACTGGGACCTCACCGAATCCAGCAGAATTGCGCACACCCTCGCGGTCCGGGAACTCGCAGTGCGCGACGCGGTCTCCAAGGCCGAGGCCTACGCGTCGAGCCTGGGACGATCGGGCGTGCACGCTGTCGCGGTGGCCGATCCCGGTCTGCTGCCAGGGGTCGCCGAGCACGGTGGCGTCGAATCCTCGGCGCGGATGTTCGCAGCGAAATCTGCGCCGGCAGGATTTGCTCTCAAGCCGGAGAACATCACGATCTCCGCGAGCGTGCACGCCCGATTCACCGCCTCCTGA
- a CDS encoding YqjF family protein has product MNRDDARRLWPRPPLLPRPIVMDQRWERLVFLHWRVPSSAVAPLLPRGCVPDEFDGSSWVGLIGFHMVGAGLGYRHPVPYFGTFGEINVRLYSVDAEGRRGVVFRSLEATRLAVVVGTNAARIPYRWSSIDIGDDSRTIGYRSRRLAPPHRGATTDFGVVRGSRDMSEDPLAVFLTARWGLHTSLAGRLLYVPNVHRHWPLVDAELTHCSDELLAAAGLPDVSTRPPDSVLYSPGVETQFGRPYAIPSGGSPKH; this is encoded by the coding sequence ATGAATCGAGACGATGCCCGACGCCTCTGGCCGCGGCCACCGCTGCTGCCTCGTCCGATCGTGATGGATCAGCGATGGGAACGGCTGGTCTTTCTGCATTGGCGGGTTCCGAGTTCGGCTGTCGCCCCACTGTTGCCCCGCGGTTGCGTACCCGACGAATTCGACGGCTCGTCGTGGGTCGGGCTGATCGGCTTCCACATGGTCGGAGCCGGCCTCGGCTACCGTCACCCCGTTCCGTACTTCGGCACGTTCGGTGAGATCAACGTGCGCCTGTACTCGGTCGACGCGGAGGGTCGACGCGGCGTCGTGTTCCGCTCCCTGGAAGCAACCAGACTCGCAGTCGTGGTGGGCACCAATGCCGCTCGCATTCCGTACCGCTGGTCATCGATCGACATCGGCGACGACAGTCGAACGATCGGCTACCGCAGCCGGCGACTCGCACCACCGCACCGCGGCGCAACTACGGACTTCGGCGTCGTCAGAGGGTCACGCGACATGTCCGAGGATCCGCTCGCTGTGTTCCTCACCGCGCGTTGGGGATTGCACACCTCACTGGCCGGCCGTCTGCTGTACGTCCCGAATGTGCACCGGCACTGGCCGCTGGTCGACGCAGAACTCACCCACTGCTCCGACGAGCTCCTGGCAGCTGCAGGCCTACCCGATGTCAGTACCCGGCCCCCGGACTCGGTGCTGTACTCCCCCGGTGTGGAGACCCAGTTCGGTAGGCCTTACGCGATTCCCTCGGGTGGCTCACCGAAACACTGA
- a CDS encoding ParA family protein, producing the protein MPKIITTISLKGGVGKTTITAALAEFMSLEFGQRVLVVDLDSQINLTTMMIGENEWWELNNKGLTLATAFRDAIEGTSNFDVQASIQRGVSSVKRVTGVDLLPSSLDLISLQEQLSALRVAEGSTTAAVNILGNAIAPVAAFYDYILIDCPPNIGPITLNGLAMSDGYIIPTIPDVLSTYGIPQIQTHIAKFGRELGRDIVELGLVITKYKSNSAIHNATVRNLRRDREIQNVLPVYLAESNAIAASALFSKYSTLKVKYGNAGQFDQLREITKHIMTEAEAKL; encoded by the coding sequence ATGCCCAAAATAATCACCACGATCAGTCTCAAGGGTGGGGTAGGCAAGACAACCATCACGGCGGCACTGGCGGAGTTCATGTCGCTGGAGTTCGGTCAGAGGGTTCTCGTCGTCGACCTCGATTCCCAGATAAATTTGACGACGATGATGATCGGCGAGAACGAGTGGTGGGAGCTGAACAACAAAGGCCTCACGCTTGCTACAGCGTTCAGGGATGCGATCGAGGGAACGTCGAACTTCGACGTGCAGGCGAGCATTCAGCGTGGAGTCTCCAGCGTCAAAAGGGTGACCGGCGTTGACCTGTTGCCGTCGTCGCTGGATTTGATCTCCCTTCAAGAACAGCTGAGTGCTCTCAGAGTCGCCGAGGGATCCACTACAGCAGCGGTGAATATCCTGGGAAACGCAATTGCTCCGGTTGCGGCGTTCTACGACTACATCTTGATCGACTGCCCGCCGAACATCGGCCCGATCACTCTGAACGGGTTGGCGATGTCGGATGGGTACATCATTCCGACCATCCCGGATGTGTTGTCGACCTACGGTATTCCGCAGATTCAGACTCACATTGCGAAGTTCGGTAGAGAGTTGGGTCGCGACATCGTCGAACTGGGACTCGTCATCACCAAGTACAAGTCCAATTCCGCGATACACAATGCAACAGTCCGAAACCTCCGCCGCGACAGGGAGATTCAGAACGTTCTTCCGGTTTATCTTGCCGAGTCCAACGCAATAGCGGCATCTGCTCTCTTTTCCAAGTACAGCACTCTGAAAGTCAAGTACGGCAACGCTGGTCAGTTCGATCAGCTACGTGAAATTACGAAGCACATCATGACGGAGGCCGAAGCAAAGCTATGA